A portion of the Cololabis saira isolate AMF1-May2022 chromosome 17, fColSai1.1, whole genome shotgun sequence genome contains these proteins:
- the LOC133463985 gene encoding proteoglycan 4-like isoform X3 produces MISQFAVEYTSKTSSPQGSHSDYKPLSDQSPSALSVLTGPPPPSSPSATVAGPAHNQNPVLSKLLMGDQDAPLDLTMKKLLAEPSEQDGVLDLSMKKKPISAVRSPCLSPATPTLKRESPDIRVGKANDRDSTSTLKQFMAKLCPHHQRQIVDAIGFLQMEVKAHSSSSMQDTSNSVSDVQGTVCSTPNSGAVTPEKSHPDLRFPSESTPKAEVQDLSQSIPSSCVMKKSPENGVSPKTSVTAGLTLDICSPGSASSQLLASPTTNPVDGENSRLGEHAPLRMKIMTSPAVAGRKLCVLNTTLSSPSDTSEDRECNSNSSSRTETHSARLSSSVKRHSQAHQAKQREALGHAKETPAKLFPVHNTIPSDLTRTARKTVRTSSEHRTRDSVCKAVVDPDIGHCDIVFIDKPITECFKEQRSSVLPRRNARKSTRGHLYSNEIWELKTVRTLAGRGNCPHQMPALTTLVTPKQILSKPEGLPPVDMPFVGACRETMNQQMPIEESNESVIPGAGDAVEVAASKVDNVVVEPSQTDQGQSNQPDSPCPLRCPIENKDTVANTDVEGDATADSEMMAVSDESVNEPTLEAVKESDPEPGEVSHGNSEQTVAESDIEPVENITIEEAEPQLSSDKIPNSEPSDQQPSTPSTVSQVEEDKGEEVQDEQPQDLQSERQLHHDNSEMTEKPTTAGSAEEQVVKERDVKTPENIDAVVPIETKDKEGGNDLSKMSFDALLKELPPWRRKKCNKTSKLNQVVSKDTPIVGYVNGRPVSASDRHLRQRPGSNPTSPSKSPVKSSPSNSLVNATPDSAAENKTLELSPPETHMPGKSLETSPVGQQVGGSSSDTPSSPVSKLTSRTKQNLLQKSFSRGNVSSDSASDQAADQVQNTESKRQLRSASQKPVGPPASPPTSKMVNTRVSPNLSSLILPPPEQLSPLLLPYPLPVVASPLVGPSESPDSEKPQQNPAPDTLVLNVEDKQPDEEISEDAHKNEPERGSDTKPKLRSAKMVADSCKNEKEQHSSEESRLVGDQSPVKTEEQTHCMPLRSKRVFGKEANANDVALIQKKSLLSSEGRSASGDASSSPNRPTRMPLRSETSKAETSSESVTPSPSTDRRKVALRSQRLAALATGAPAEAATQSNVASPVKTMPERIAKAQVRSPSASVTSVSNSANLTLITPKHEPPKQMPNKFLEMLTGNESQQLVTNLNIKYDKMQKGWVQMDKEGQSGTKYRNKSDRQAAIWKSKRRTRKPKSSDQQKYSPVQMLFMKGFNLASICRWFLESTETKSLVIVKKVNTRLPSETQLCFHSSSSGSGTSQGVFPSLQAERLKKHLKKFAIASPVKSNPKSQKLIAKALEQEVCAVKGKERAEPPSNSQTKSYSSAKARVQISESQKPSGKSKNPASARILRKYSNIREKMQVQQTTAGLKGASKMLKSKKMKTLANKKSAAKSNSRPLLKGRKSGVPVGKQIKVSAAKVERRKILVGKHSTKPPVQVRAVKAQVRGRAARDPSKKQLPKRCSQRLGSPKTSEHIPADTSKSKAGSKKQPEADKAEVEKCTPNKVNPAKIQSKETSQSTAAEVRSSEKATETPKQSTDAKVQASHDQVLTRSQRKMEVAVPLSGSQSNASKKAAKSTTSQNASPKAAKKVDEPTITRSGASKRRRETVLPRSAAKVTTKKSQELLESPPKRTRTK; encoded by the exons ATGATCAGTCAGTTTGCCGTTGAATATACCTCTAAAACCAGCTCCCCTCAGGGAAGTCACTCAGACTACAAGCCTCTCTCTGACCAAAGCCCGTCGGCCCTATCTGTGCTGACGGGGCCTCCCCCTCCAAGCAGCCCTTCTGCCACCGTGGCAGGACCAGCACACAACCAGAACCCCGTCCTCAGCAAGCTCCTTATGGGCGACCAGGATGCTCCTCTTGACCTCACCATGAAGAAGCTCCTAGCGGAGCCAAGTGAACAAG ATGGAGTTCTTGACTTATCCATGAAAAAGAAACCCATTTCAGCTGTTCGAAGTCCGTGCTTGTCGCCAGCCACACCCACGCTGAAGAG AGAGTCTCCAGACATCCGTGTTGGAAAGGCAAACGATCGGGACTCCACCTCGACACTGAAACAGTTCATGGCCAAACTGTGCCCCCACCATCAGAGACAGATAGTGGATGCCATAGGCTTTCTTCAGATGGAAGTCAAAGCACATTCATCGTCCAGTATGCAGGATACCTCTAACTCCGTCTCTGATGTCCAGGGAACTGTTTGTTCCACTCCGAACTCTGGTGCAGTCACCCCAGAGAAATCACACCCTGATCTACGATTTCCCAGTGAATCCACTCCTAAGGCAGAAGTCCAGGATTTGTCCCAGTCTATCCCAAGCAGCTGTGTAATGAAAAAGTCTCCAGAGAATGGTGTGTCCCCAAAAACATCTGTAACTGCTGGCCTTACTTTGGATATTTGCAGCCCTGGGTCAGCAAGTAGTCAACTTCTGGCCTCTCCCACTACTAATCCAGTGGACGGAGAGAATAGTCGTCTCGGTGAACACGCACCTCTTAGGATGAAAATCATGACCAGTCCCGCTGTTGCTGGTAGGAAGTTATGTGTGCTCAATACCACTCTTTCTTCTCCATCGGACACCTCAGAGGACAGAGAGTGCAACTCAAATTCATCCAGCAGAACAGAGACTCACAGTGCCAGACTCAGCTCTTCTGTGAAAAGACACAGTCAGGCACATCAGGCCAAACAGAGAGAGGCTCTCGGGCATGCCAAAGAGACACCGGCAAAATTGTTTCCAGTACACAATACCATTCCTTCAGACCTTACTCGGACTGCCAGAAAAACGGTCAGAACATCCTCTGAACATCGGACCAGGGACTCCGTTTGCAAGGCAGTTGTTGATCCTGACATTGGCCACTGTGACATTGTTTTTATTGACAAGCCAATAACTGAGTGTTTTAAGGAACAGCGATCCAGCGTGCTCCCACGGCGCAATGCCAGGAAAAGCACCAGGGGACACTTGTATTCGAATGAAATTTGGGAGTTAAAGACTGTTCGGACATTGGCAGGGAGGGGCAACTGTCCCCATCAAATGCCAGCGTTAACCACACTGGTCACCCCGAAACAAATACTTTCAAAGCCTGAAGGTTTACCACCTGTGGATATGCCTTTTGTTGGTGCATGCAGAGAGACAATGAATCAACAAATGCCCATAGAAGAGTCGAATGAGAGTGTAATACCAGGGGCAGGAGATGCTGTGGAGGTAGCAGCTAGTAAAGTAGATAATGTTGTTGTCGAACCTAGTCAGACGGATCAGGGTCAGAGTAATCAGCCTGATTCACCATGCCCGTTGAGGTGTCCAATAGAAAACAAAGACACTGTCGCGAACACGGATGTAGAAGGGGACGCAACTGCAGATTCAGAGATGATGGCAGTAAGTGATGAAAGTGTTAATGAGCCAACTTTAGAAGCAGTGAAAGAAAGCGATCCAGAGCCTGGAGAGGTCTCACATGGCAATAGTGAGCAAACTGTAGCAGAATCCGACATAGAGCCGGTAGAGAATATTACTATAGAAGAAGCTGAGCCACAGCTTTCATCTGATAAAATACCTAACAGTGAACCGAGCGACCAGCAGCCGAGCACTCCGTCAACAGTGAGCCAGGTTGAGGAGGATAAAGGAGAGGAGGTGCAAGATGAGCAGCCTCAGGACCTTCAGTCTGAGAGACAGTTGCACCATGACAATAGTGAAATGACAGAAAAGCCGACCACGGCAGGCTCAGCAGAGGAGCAGGTGGTCAAAGAGAGAGACGTTAAAACACCTGAAAATATTGACGCTGTTGTACCCATagagacaaaagacaaagaaGGTGGCAATGATTTGTCCAAAATGTCATTTGACGCACTCCTGAAGGAGTTGCCACCTTGGCGTAGgaaaaaatgtaacaaaacttcaaaactAAACCAGGTTGTGTCAAAAGACACACCGATAGTGGGATATGTTAATGGTAGACCCGTATCGGCCTCTGACAGACATCTGCGCCAAAGACCAGGCAGCAACCCCACATCACCTAGTAAAAGTCCAGTAAAATCTTCTCCTAGCAATAGTTTGGTCAATGCTACTCCTGATTCAGCTGCTGAAAACAAAACGTTGGAACTATCTCCCCCTGAAACACACATGCCTGGAAAATCATTAGAGACTAGTCCTGTAGGTCAACAGGTGGGAGGTTCTTCCTCTGACACGCCTTCAAGCCCAGTATCTAAACTTACCTCAAGGACTAAACAAAACCTTTTACAAAAGAGTTTTTCAAGAGGTAACGTTAGTTCTGATTCAGCCTCTGATCAGGCTGCTGATCAAGTTCAGAATACTGAGTCCAAACGGCAGCTAAGATCAGCCAGCCAGAAGCCAGTTGGACCTCCAGCATCGCCACCCACTTCAAAAATGGTCAATACCAGGGTCTCTCCCAATCTTTCTTCCCTTATTCTTCCACCTCCAGAGCAGCTTTCCCCTCTGCTCCTTCCTTATCCACTTCCTGTTGTTGCATCTCCTCTAGTTGGGCCATCTGAATCTCCAGACTCTGAAAAGCCCCAACAAAACCCTGCCCCAGATACTTTGGTATTAAATGTGGAAGATAAACAGCCAGATGAGGAAATCTCAGAGGATGCACATAAGAACGAACCAGAAAGAGGATCGGACACCAAACCGAAATTAAGATCTGCTAAAATGGTTGCGGACAGCTGTAAGAATGAAAAAGAGCAACACAGCAGTGAAGAATCAAGACTTGTAGGAGACCAAAGTCCTGTAAAGACGGAAGAGCAAACACATTGTATGCCTTTGAGAAGTAAACGGGTTTTTGGAAAGGAGGCAAATGCAAATGATGTTGCTCTGATTCAAAAGAAAAGCCTGCTATCTTCAGAGGGCAGGTCTGCAAGCGGGGATGCTAGCAGTTCTCCAAACAGACCCACGAGAATGCCGTTAAGAAGTGAGACCAGCAAGGCTGAGACGTCTTCCGAGTCTGTTACTCCGTCACCATCGACGGACCGAAGGAAAGTGGCATTAAGATCACAAAGACTGGCTGCACTTGCGACTGGTGCCCCCGCTGAAGCAGCAACACAAAGTAACGTAGCTTCCCCCGTTAAGACGATGCCAGAGAGAATAGCTAAAGCTCAGGTGAGATCCCCATCAGCGTCTGTTACATCTGTATCCAACAGTGCAAACTTAACGCTCATTACCCCTAAACATGAGCCCCCGAAACAAATGCCCAACAAATTCCTTGAGATGCTTACAGGAAATGAGAGCCAACAACTGGTTACAAATCTGAACATCAAGTACGATAAAATGCAGAAGGGTTGGGTCCAAATGGACAAAGAAGGTCAGTCAGGAACAAAATACAGAAACAAGTCAGACAGGCAGGCAGCGATATGGAAAAGTAAACGCAGGACACGAAAGCCAAAATCTTCCGATCAGCAGAAATACTCGCCAGTCCAAATGCTTTTCATGAAAGGTTTTAATCTGGCCAGCATTTGTCGCTGGTTCCTAGAATCAACAGAAACAAAGTCTCTCGTTATCGTCAAGAAGGTCAACACACGTCTTCCATCTGAAACTCAGCTGTGCTTCCACAGCTCATCCAGCGGGTCCGGGACCTCGCAGGGGGTCTTTCCGAGCCTGCAGGCAGAGCGCTTaaagaaacatttgaaaaaatttGCCATTGCTTCTCCTGTAAAGAGCAATCCCAAGAGTCAGAAGTTGATTGCTAAAGCGCTCGAGCAGGAAGTCTGTGCAGTCAAaggaaaggagagagcagagccCCCCAGTAATTCTCAGACTAAGTCGTACTCCTCTGCCAAAGCCAGGGTGCAGATAAGCGAATCCCAGAAACCCTCTGGAAAATCTAAAAATCCTGCCAGTGCAAGGATCCTGAGGAAATATTCGAACATTAGAGAAAAAATGCAGGTTCAGCAAACCACCGCCGGACTGAAGGGGGCctcaaaaatgttaaaaagcaaaaaaatgaaaacactgGCAAATAAAAAGTCTGCTGCTAAGTCAAACTCGAGGCCGTTACTGAAGGGACGGAAATCAGGCGTGCCTGTTGGCAAGCAAATAAAAGTGTCTGCAGCAAAGGTGGAGAGAAGAAAGATATTGGTTGGAAAGCATTCAACAAAGCCTCCTGTTCAGGTTAGAGCGGTCAAGGCCCAGGTTAGGGGCAGAGCTGCAAGAGATCCAAGTAAAAAACAACTGCCAAAGAGATGCTCGCAGCGGCTCGGCTCTCCCAAAACATCTGAGCACATCCCTGCAGACACTTCAAAAAGCAAGGCCGGCAGTAAGAAGCAACCTGAAGCAGACAAGGCAGAGGTAGAAAAATGTACTCCGAACAAAGTGAATCCTGCAAAGATTCAATCAAAGGAAACATCACAAAGCACAGCTGCTGAAGTCCGAAGTAGCGAGAAAGCTACTGAGACGCCAAAACAGAGCACGGATGCAAAGGTTCAAGCCTCACATGACCAGGTACTAACTAGATCCCAGAGGAAGATGGAGGTAGCGGTCCCTCTGAGCGGAAGTCAGAGTAACGCTTCAAAGAAGGCCGCAAAGTCCACAACTTCACAGAATGCATCTCCTAAAGCTGCCAAGAAAGTAGATGAACCTACGATTACAAGAAGTGGGGCTTCAAAGAGACGCAGGGAAACCGTGTTGCCCCGTAGTGCAGCGAAAGTGACCACCAAGAAATCTCAGGAGCTACTCGAGTCGCCTCCAAAGCGCACCaggacaaaataa